The DNA region AAGAACCTTGCGTGTTCGATAAATACAAATTCCCATCGTTCACCATCTGGCAATCTAAAGCCCAGGTTGCACCGATAGTGGCATCCGCTTGTAAATTGAAATAAGCTCCTTTTCCGGATTGAACATAAAAATAGGCTCCAATGCTAAACTGACCCGTATTTTTTACTCCGCCGAACGATAAAACGCAGTCGGTAGGACCACCATTCGCTGAGGTAGAAGAATAATAAATGGAATTCGGGGCACTGTGTGATAAGGCGCTGGAAACTAAAACGTCTTCTGCACCACCCTGTGTACCACTCCAGGTTGTCCAGGGTACAGATTGTACACCCAAATATCCACCGGCAGTGTAGGAATCAAAATTATCGGAGAACTGTGCAAAGCCTGAGCTTCCTAACAGTAATCCGCCCAATAATAAAGCGTAACGATTTTTCATGAACTAGAGATTTTTCACCCTAAATATCAGCAAAGCTCTACACAGAACCTAATAGGATTGAACCGTATCCTTGAAATCCCAAAAAAAAAGGTCCGGATACCGGACCTTCATTTATTAATATCTCTTTTATCTGAGCAAGGTAACGTGACCGTAAAACTCTCGTTTTTTATTGGTCTCCATGTCCTTCACTTTAATTTTCCAGACATAAACATCTTGCTTGGCTTTCATACCACGGTGATTTCCATTCCAACCTTCAGCCGGATTTTTGGTTTGGAAAACAATTTCACCCCAACGGTCGAACACATATAATTCATACGAATTCGGGTCAATACCATCAATAATGGGTAAGAAGTACTCATTCTTGCCATTACCATCCGGAGTAAAGGCATTGGGAACAAACAATAAGAAAATATCATTGATCACGATCACCTTACAAATGGAGTCCTGACAACCATCTGCATTAACAGCCGTTAAGCAAACATTATAACTACCAGGCAAAGAATCAGGGAAAGTAAAGGTTGGATCCTGAACTAAAGAAGTTCCCAAACCTGCAAAATCCCAACTATAAGAAACAGCACCACTTGAAGTATTTGTAAAGTGAATTTCAGTATCGTACAAATTGGTAGGCTGAGGTGTTGCCATAAAATCGGCTGTTGGATACCCAGTAACACAAATCATCGAAGGATTGGTTAAGGAAGAGGTACATCCTGCTGCAGACGTCACTGACAAACTAATATCGAAACAACCGGCTTGCGAGAATACATGACTGGTAGTTGCAACATTTCCAGAAGTCGATCCATCTCCAAAATTCCAAACTACCGTATTACCAACTGGATTAGAAGTATTGGTAAAGTTCACCAGTAATGGTGCGCAACCAGAAGTTACATCGGCCGTAAAATTCACCTGTGGTAATGCATTTACTACAATATCAACAGTAGATGTATCACCACAGTTTCCTGGGGTGATGTAGGTAATGGTATGCGTTCCAACCCCGGCAGTTGCAGGATTAAATGTTCCGTTTGCAGCATTTGTAATGCCGGTACCGGACCAGGTTCCTCCTGGATTTATGGCGGATAAATTGGACGCGGGAGCATCCACACAGAAAGGACCCGCAGGATTAATCGTTGCTAAAATCTGACTCACCACATCGATGGTGATATTATCCACATCTCCGCATACACCAGAAATGGTATAGGTAATGGAGTTCGGACCAATATTAGCAGAAGCCGGATTAAAGGTTCCGGTAGCCTGGTTGGTAATTCCGGTTCCGGACCAAACTCCACCAGGTTGAGCGGCCTGTAAAGTAACAGCAGGATCAAGAACACAAACTGGTCCAATTGGCGTAATGGTTGCATCTGCATTAGCAATGACCTGAATTGAAACCGTAGCCGTATCACCACATGAACCTGGGGTCATGTATGTAATAGTATGTGTACCCGCTCCGGCAGTTGCTGGATTAAATGCACCTGTTGCAGCATTGGTAATACCGGGACCACTCCAGGTTCCGCCAGCCATATTTGCAGCCAGAACAGTAGCCGGGTTATTGGCGCAATACGGACCAGCAGGATTAATAACTAATGAACCAGGTACAATCACATTTACTATAACTGTATCATTTGCAGAGCATCCGCCACCATCATCTACATGAACAATATAAGTAGATGTTGCAGCTGGATTAACAGTAATACTCGCCGTATTTCCACCAATAGGAGTTCCGTTTTCGGTCCATGCAAAATTTACACCTCCGCCCGTTACGGTTAATGTGGCTGGGTCGCCCGGACAAACAGATTGATCTGCTCCGGCAGAAATAGCCAAAGATCCGGAAGAAATAACGGTTGTGGAAGCCGTTGCTGTACAGTTATTTGCATCAGTTACGGTCACTGTATAAGTGGTATTACCTGAAGGCGTTACCGTATTGGTTGCTGAGTTACCTCCTGTTGGGGTCCATGAAAACTGATTTCCACCGGCACCACCGCTTGGAGTGGCTGTTAATGTTACAGGAGAACCACAGTTACTTGGTCCAGGGTTTGGAAGTGATACTGTAA from Flavobacteriales bacterium includes:
- a CDS encoding gliding motility-associated C-terminal domain-containing protein; the protein is MRATRTLLALGLTFISYSAFAQCTQLNWQNPSFEGGPNPPPAHQLPPDWSNCNGTTSDTQPGNWGINLPATNGTQYIGLVAVPGWQETASQFISGCLTPGITYTFTVDVAGQDDQSGSGSCPGNLVLWAGNPGVTSGSSCDFSSQVWTSPQITNGMGWTTMTVSFTPTQNFCSLTWQAINDPGCTNSTFSVQLDNLSSISPFSVTPNGSTNVSCFGGNNGTASIQNPSGGVAPYSIVWSPAPGAGQGTTNATGLIAGTYTCTVTDANGCSGSTSFTITQPSAFTVSLPNPGPSNCGSPVTLTATPSGGAGGNQFSWTPTGGNSATNTVTPSGNTTYTVTVTDANNCTATASTTVISSGSLAISAGADQSVCPGDPATLTVTGGGVNFAWTENGTPIGGNTASITVNPAATSTYIVHVDDGGGCSANDTVIVNVIVPGSLVINPAGPYCANNPATVLAANMAGGTWSGPGITNAATGAFNPATAGAGTHTITYMTPGSCGDTATVSIQVIANADATITPIGPVCVLDPAVTLQAAQPGGVWSGTGITNQATGTFNPASANIGPNSITYTISGVCGDVDNITIDVVSQILATINPAGPFCVDAPASNLSAINPGGTWSGTGITNAANGTFNPATAGVGTHTITYITPGNCGDTSTVDIVVNALPQVNFTADVTSGCAPLLVNFTNTSNPVGNTVVWNFGDGSTSGNVATTSHVFSQAGCFDISLSVTSAAGCTSSLTNPSMICVTGYPTADFMATPQPTNLYDTEIHFTNTSSGAVSYSWDFAGLGTSLVQDPTFTFPDSLPGSYNVCLTAVNADGCQDSICKVIVINDIFLLFVPNAFTPDGNGKNEYFLPIIDGIDPNSYELYVFDRWGEIVFQTKNPAEGWNGNHRGMKAKQDVYVWKIKVKDMETNKKREFYGHVTLLR